ACAAATGTAGGGAGAATTCGCGAGAGTCCGGACTGATTCCAAACCCGCTTCTGATTGCCCCggcccaccaaaaacccctcccctctcccgctctcgcttcccgcccggcgccaacTGCCCACATTCATGCCCCTGTAGAGTGCGTCGCTTGAAGGCGACTcagggcggacgcgacctctcactgtctCCGCCATTGAAGTGGCGTGCCTGTCGAGGGCGCCACCCGCTGCACACCCGACTGAACACacctcctcgccgcattcaaacGTCTTCATTAAATCCGTGTGGAAGCCGAAGAACCTACTCCGGTCACACGTCCGTTCACGAGCGGGCCGACATTAAACACAACACCGGGCAAGCTTCTCCCGTCTGCCCTCTATTTAAACAAGGGTAGACACCGGGCAAGAATCACACCACCAAGTCTGTCGCTCCCCGTCTCCTTCTTCCATCATTTTCTCCACCCTTTCAATGGCATCCGATGAGCAGGATGACCAATTCTTCAGCGTTAAAGCCGGTTGGGTGGCCCGCCGAGTCCGTCGGATACGAACGAGGCAGCTTGCTGTTGCTCTACCTTCCTCACCTAGCCCGACGGAGCAAGTCGCCGCCCCAAGCCGGCATGTGGTTCAGCACATCGTCGCTTCAAGCCAGCTCGCCGAGGAGTGGCGAGTTACTCCGGGCCGGCACGGCAGGGAGCACGACGGCACGACCATCGTCGCTACTGTTAACGATGGCGCATGGTACTGCGCCTCCAGTTCCTTCGACCGTGCCGCCCGTCGTCGACGAGTGCATAtccgcgccatgcaggcagagaaagTATTGGGTTGCGCGGAGATCAACGAGCCGGCGGCCAACGCGTCCGCATCCGTCGCCAACATCGAGGGAAAGTAGAACACGGgaagccgccgccgcttgggtcccagaaaggccaccgccgaggcaacGCTGGTGTACACAACCGGTGTCTTGTCCGGTTCTTTATCTCAGATCATCGTCGGCCCCCATCTGGGCTCCACAGAAGCTGACGCGCCCGCTTCCTTCAGCCGGAGGTTCCACTCGGATGAGCGGTGGGGAAGTGAGCCGCcctttgcactgaagcatatacctccagggCTCCCAGCAGTCCTGTGAGCGGGCTGCCGGACATGGGAAAGATAAGTCGCGGTCGGCCGTAGACTAGTGTAGTGTATCCGTGTCGTGGGAGTGGAGCTCCGCGCAACCATAAGTGCACATAGTTTTACCATTTTAGTTAAAAATATGTGCAAAATATAAACGTTTTCGTCCGATTTGTATCAAAtatgtcatgtttatatgaaatccggacTTGTTTGAACGAATTTTGTCCGGTTGATTCGAACTGTTGTTAAAATGCATGTGACTAGCGTTGGATGACTGTCTGCCGCATCCATGTCCGTGGACTGGCCACCCTCCTCCCCCATAGTCGAAGTAATACTGAAAATGACTTTATACCTCTCAAATAGAAATGGACTTCACCACATTCACAACTAACTCTGACCACTTGTGTGGTTGAATATCTCTCTTTTAAACTATGCTTTTGTAACGGAAACACGCAAAAGAAAACGGGCATATAGTAGTGGAAAGCACAGACCGCACCTAAACTAGCATCCAATAGAAAACTAGGGTGGCCAACTAGCCGCTAACAATGATGGGTTAACAACAGATTTTACGTTGCTTAGGACGCAAACCTTAACTAAGCAATCGGACTAGCTAGCTACCTACAAATCACCCTCTAGGCCTCTACGAACCAACCCTAAAGCTTCCACGCCTTACTTAACCCCCGGCCCTCGATCCAACCAATTTGGTGTGCAAGAAAGTCCAACCCCGTCCTCCTACAATGGCTACCACCACAGCAGCATATCCAATCATGCAATTATCAACCATCTACGGCTACGATTGCTTCAAAAAAAGATAAGAAAAAATCAAGCATGTACGCATGTCGGCTTACATACGCGTATGCGCCCCCCTGCCGTGACCAAGAAAGGAAGAAAACGCATCGATCGTCGcaggggagggaggggaggggatgcAGCCAAATATATCCCCTGGAATTGACGCCTGGGAAAGAGGCGTGCGAGTCCACAAACCCACGGTTTCCCGGGGGATGGGGAAGAAATATATCCCACCGTGGGAAATCTTAGCTACGTGTGTGGGTGTGGGAGGCGGCATGGTCAAGGCCCTGTCGCTGTGCCACCAACTGCGCAGCACGACCCCAAGTACGTATGGACAAGCCCCGGCCTGGTAATTACAAGCCGCCACGACTCAAGGAGCCAGCCAATGATTTGGACAGCCATGTACGAGAATCAACGGCTCTCCCCTCTCAATCTCAATAATAGTGGTGCGGTGTGATCGTCTCAGGTTCCGATGTGCCCGGATTATAGGACGCAGAAACTCGTATACGGTGACTGGCATACCCGAATTACGGGCATGCAAATCAGCAATAAAATCGCAGTGGTTAGGCACTTTCGAACATTctaagaaaacatgcaataagaAACAACCGAATCATCATATTAATGTTGACGGGCGAAATATGATTTTCCAAATAATAGTATAGCTAATGCACGATTATTGTTGAATTTGCAGAATTAAagtgagtagtactagtactatatgTGTGCGCGTTAATTAGTGTGCAGTTAAAACTCAATCTACAAGAATCCGGCTGAATTTTAAAGTTGTAATTATGGCATTTACTTGGTATAGAAGTCAAAGTTGTAgaaaaatagaataaaaaaaaACAGAGCGAAATCACATTGTTTACTTCCACCTCTACGGTAGCAGCCGTGATCCGATCTGGGAGGAGAGCTGCGGCAGCAAGGTCCGCCTCTATAGGACCAACCCAGCCGGCGTCGCCACCGAGCTCCGGAGGGGGGAGTCCGGGGGTCGGCATGTATAGCAGTCTGCAGTGGCGGATCTAGGGGTGGTGGGGTGGGGGCCATGGCCCCCATATACAATTGGTAGATCTTTTTTACCAGTGCATTCATATGTGTATTCAGTACTTTGTTAACTATTTGTAACGTGTtttgagaagaagaaaaaatgctACCCATTATAATGTTGTCCCCACGATTGTCAAGTTCTAGATCCGCCACTGGCAGTCTGCGCCTCGTTGCCTACGGCTGAGTCTGGAGGACAACATGTGCAGTGTTCGATGAAATGGCAAGGAGAGAAAAGGCTTGAGAGAGGAGTGTTGATGATGACACGTGGGCCCGTGTCCAACTTAACGGTCAATCAAACGGAGCTGACCTGACAGGCGGGCCGCGGATGTCAACTTCAATGTGAGCCGAACGGGTAACCAGCGTTTCTTTGCAGCAAATTATACTCAAGTTGGTAGGCATCACCGCATCAGTCAAGCAAAAATAACGTTGTAGTTTTTGAAAACCATGACCCAAATTGCGGTAGTTTTTTCCCCGCTATTTACTTGATTTTTTTACTGGTTAATATTACAAGAAAGTGTCACAAATGCACAAGTAAGAGGATGAAAGGTGGAATTCACCGCCGGTCGACACTTATACCGCACACCCCAGAggtcatccaccaccaccaccaccatcccgGTCGGCACGCCGCAGCGGGAGAGCCTGCGTGCGGCCTCCGGATCAACAACATCAGCAACACAGAAGCGGCCACGCTTGCCGGAGAGCGCCAACGACAATGACCTTGCTGCCGCTGCTGCAAACTTCACTTTGCTACCTTCCAATTCcgccctcctctcctcttcttaagAAGAGGTCAACCCAAGCGGGCATGGCTCAGGCCCAGTCGCACACAGCCCGCGCGCACAGTCGCAAGCATCCAAAACCCGCAGCCGCAGCCCAGCCGGCGACGGCGAGCCATAATATACCAAACCCAAACCAAGCACACGACACGACCCAGCCAGCATCGCATCACCATAGCGTCGCGTCGCGCGCTCCTTCCCTTCCTTCGCGTCCACgaccgtctcctcctcctcctctcaagctTGCAACAGCCGGAGCTACATCTCTACAGGCCTCGCCGGAGATGGCGGCCACGCCGTTGCTGTCGGGGGAGGACACGACGACGCCGTTGCATGGCGTCGTCGTGATCGCCCTCCCGGACCACGCCGACGGCGGGGGCCGGGACGCGTCGCCCAGGAGcgaggcgccggcgccggcggccctGGGACGGGCGTGGAGGCTGCTGCGGCTGGCCACGGCGCCGCTGGTGGTGCTCGCGGCGTTCGCGGTGGCGGCGCACTGCTACGGCCTCtactccttctccttctccggGGAGGAGGACTGGAAATGGGGCGAGgggcgcgcctcctccttcctcctgccGCTGCACCCCAAGCCcaagcccgccgccgccggcgtcaaggccgcggcggcggagagggattCGACCACGGCCGTGCTGCCGGAGAGGTGCGTGAAACAGGCCGGCGCAGGAATTCGAGTCCCTTTCGCCTAAAGGCACAATTTGCTCCTTTCCGCCGCCTGGATTCTTTTTGCATCCTACGACGGAAGGAAGTTTGTTTCTTGGCCTTGGGTTGGTTTGGTTGATTCCGTGCGCATTTGGTTCTTGTCTTCTCGGAGTTTCCCAGTCGCATTTTCCAGGGACTTCGGTTGGATCACCATTTTTGTCACTTTAATCTCAATCTGTTTAATAACTTCTCATCTTCGCTCTCGATTCCTTTATTTTTCGCATATTAGTGTGTCTTTTTCTCGTACACTTTGCAAATTCCACAGCACGAATATTCTATTAAAAACATATATTTTTAAACGAATAATAATTTCACATGAATAACCTATCAAAAGGAAATGAACCACACATGAGTGAGTTGAATCCTTCCTTGCAGGAATTAGTCAAGGTAATTAACTAACTGGCCCAGCAGGGATTTGTTCTTTGGAATGTTGCATCTCTGTCCTGTCATGCTGGGTTTATAAGCATATTTGACCGTCGACATATTAAAATAGTACTTACAAGCCTGTATTTAGATATAGGCATGTCGCTACTGGTAGTATAAACCAGCAAGCAAAGACTTACACCGTCGACCTCACAAAGTCAACATTTTGGTGTTCAGATTAATCTTTCTGCTCGCATGATTAATCTTTGACAAAGTCCTGTTCTTCGATTCTGTTGCCTATTAAGAATACGGTGCAATGTTCGGTACTAACATGGCATTGTTCTTCTTCTGATTGTTCCACCTTTTAATATGCAGGCAGTACTACACTTCTGTAAACATTGGCAATCCTGCAAGGCCCTATTTTCTTGATATTGATACAGGGAGTGCACTCACATGGATCCAGTGTGATGCTCCCTGCACAAATTGCACAAAGGTGAGTGCCATTTTCAGTCACATTCCATCATGATCCTGATTTCCAAAGTTGTGTTCGTGATCGGCTTCGTATCTTCTTATTACAGGGGCCTCATCCTTTGTATAAGCCCGCAAAAGAAAACATAGTTCCACCTAAGGATTCACATTGTCAGGAATTGCAAGGCAACCAAAATTACTGTGACACCTGCAAACAATGCGACTATGAGATCGCGTATGCGGACCGAAGCTCCTCTGCCGGCGTGCTTGCGAGGGACAACATGCGACTGGTCACCGCGGACGGTGAGAGGGAAAACATGGACTTCGTCTTCGGGTACGGCACGCCTTTTTCCGATAACCAAACCTGTTCAATCTTCAGAGATGGGTGGTGATGTCTGTATGCTAACAAACTGCCCATTTTGTGTACCATCTGTTAGGTGTGCACATGATCAACAAGGAAAGCTTCTGGACTCACCAGCAAGTACTGATGGGATCCTTGGCCTCAGCAACGGGGCAATGAGCCTCCCTACCCAGCTAGCCAAGCAAGGGATCATTTCCAACGTTTTCGGCCATTGCATCGCCACGGATCCCAGCAGTAGCGGCTACATGTTTCTCGGTGATGATTACGTTCCCAGATGGGGAATGACATGGGTTCCCGTCCGCAACGGTCCAGAGTGAGTCTCCCCCCTCCCTTGTCTGAAGATTATTCTCGCATGTGGCCATCATTTCTGCCATGAATAGCATGGTACCCCGCGTCGTCTTCGGCGGGATACGGCATGCCCCGCTTGCGGCAAATCTTCAAGAAATCTTAACCAATTCCTGTCGCTCTCAGGACTCAAACTGCAAATGGAAACTTTGCCCAACTGCTCTGCAATGTTGCTTTGTTCTTTACTTCTTTCTAACATTTGTGTCGCTTCCACAACTGAAGTGGCCCCTTTTTTTCAGTAGCCATAGCAATTGATAGAGCATCACACCGTCGAATTATAGTATATTCATGCATTATGCTGTGAAAAGGATCTCCCTTGACCATACATAAAAACATTGCGCTTCTTGTGATCCATTATATGAAAATTCACTTTGTTGAGGTTAGAACGCGTATCTGACTGCAGTTTTGCATTTTGTGTACTGTCAGGGACGTGTACAGCACGATAGTACAGAAAGTGAACTATGGAGGTCAGGAGCTTAATGTGCGAGAGCAGGCTGGGAAGCTGACTCAAGTGATCTTCGACAGCGGGAGCTCATACACTTATTTTCCGCATGAAATATACACAAGCGTGATTGCTTCGGTGAGTTTTTGCAGTAACTCTCCAACAGATGAAACAAGTTCAGTTAATTCCATGCTGCATATACCTTATTACGATCTTGTAATTCAACAGCTCGAAGCGGTCTCTCCAGGCTTTGTACACGATAAATCAGATCAAACGCTGCCTTTTTGCATGAAGCCTAATTTTCCAGTGAGGTAATGTGCTGGAAATCTGTTAGTTCTCAAAACATCGTTTGGTTTTTTATCATCGCAATGGATGTAGAATTAAAACTTCATACTTTTCAGGTCTGTGGATGATGTGAAGCAACTGTTCAAGCCCTTGCTCCTGCATTTCAGCAAAGCATGGCTTGTGATCCCAAGAACGTTCGCAATTTCTCCCGAGAACTACTTGATCATCAGCGTAAGTTCACAGGAAACCCCAGTAATCACTTCAACCTCATTTCCTCTACggagttcatcgccatcatacttttccTGTACCTCATTTTCAGGACAAGGGCAATGTCTGCCTAGGGGTGCTTGATGGAACAGAGATTGGCCACAGCTCAACAATAGTAATTGGAGGTAGCGACCGGTCGTTTGTGTGCCACATTTCCATGGCTTCACTAACCATCTCTGTCAAGCTCACCTTTCTCTCCCTTTGCTTGTTGCAGATGTTTCCCTCCGTGGGAAGTTAGTTGCGTATGACAACGACGAGAATCAGATCGGATGGGCTCAGTCAGACTGCAGCAGGCCACAGAAAGCAAGCATGGTTCCGTTCTTCCTTTCGAAAGCATTGCGCAGTCAACTTCTTTAAATGGCACAGGCAGATGATCGCCCCGTGTTCGCCTGACCATGCGCTCACCTTTTCGACGCGCAATTCTGCGACCGAAGCTGCCATAACTATATAATGGATGTAGTTAAACAAGGGGTATAGGAAAACCAAATTGGAAGAAAGGTGAATAGATATAGCCAGTACCTGTAATTTTTCTCTGCTGTATATATACCAAAGAAGCAGAACTCTGCATACCTATGGGTATGCTGTAGAGTATATCTCATCCACTCGTAAGACTAAGTGGTGAAGCATATCAATTTCAAATGAGTAGCAGCTATGTGATTTCTGATTTATTTATTTCTGTATTTTCTGTCCAATATACAGGAGTTTTTGGTTGGAATATCGCGTGGAGGCTACACATAATGTTTAACTCAAGCAACATAAGTCTCATGTCCAAACAAACCTCACCAACACATGGAAAGCAACATCACACCTTTGAGCAGAGTGTAACAAAGCATAGAAATGCATTAAAAGAAAGCTCACAACAAAAGCATTATGGTGACTCATGAGCAAACTAAAACACAGCTACCTTCCCATCATCAGGTAGGTCAGGAGACATCTCTCTTGCACACATTATACATGACATTGAGCTGCGCGTGCAACTACCAACTATCGAACAATAACATGTTATTTACAGAGTGCTTCAACATGTTAACATTAGAAATACAAGGTTCAACAAAGTTACCATATTGATCAACTTAGTGGCGGCAAACAGGAGCTCCATTAGCAACGCACCCCGTCAATGTTTTCATTGCACACACACACGAGTTTTGTATTATACACATGTCATTGTCCAAAATTATTAAACAAACTGAATCACAAAAGTgagtgccaaggtttccaggtggaGGGACCTTGCAGAGTCATCGTCGATGTCAACTCTTCAGCCCAACAGACTTGCATATTTTAGCGAGAAGCCCGCCATTATCTATGCTAACTGCAACAGGCTCCTCCACAGGGTCCTTGAAATTAGCCTTCTCACTCAGCTCCTCAAATGCGTTAACAACATTCTGTAACCGGGCAACAAACTCGATTAGGAGCGAGGCAAATGTGGCCAAGGACAAGGCACTTGCACTTTCATATGTTTTTGACTCCTCGTCTTCGAGCGGCAAGTTTGGATGGAATGATCTGCGTGCAGGCCAGGATAGTAGCGTCTTGTAGCCGTCTATAGTTGCTGATGAATCATATCGGCTAAGAAACGAAGCAGCAGCAAAGCTCTTATAATGCTGAGCCGCAGTTTGATCGGCAATAGTAGGCTCCGTCACTTCATTCTTATTCTCTTTTGCCGCCGCGCTGTTGCCATTTATGGCATCTTTTATTCCTTCAGCTCGCTTGCTAGTGTCCCATCTTTCAGTGTTCACCAGAAGATATGACTTCTCGTCAATCTTTTTTTGCAACTCCTCAGCTGCCAAATGAACTTCCAGTAGAATATCTGAAGACCTCAACTTGGTCATTGTCTTCACATTGTCTCCAAGCTCGCGCAACACCTTAGCGCCTTCTCTGCCCACTCTATGAATTTCTGAAATGAAAACCCTTCTGCTTTCTGGCGGTGCCTACAATGAaaatcaaatatacatttgtttaGGTAATAAATGCAGAAGTTCAACAGGTTGTCGAGTAAACTAAATTAGCAAACCTGAATTTCTGAAAGAATGCAACCATGCAATGCCATAACCGCAAAGGAACAGTGCCTCAATGCTCCACCAACTTTAGTGAAACCCTTCCAAGGATAGTTCCTCGTTTTGTACGGACCATGGGGCGGTTCCCATATAGCAAAACCTAGCTAGAGCACATACAAAAGGACCGAGTCAGAATTAACAGAAAAGGTGAGATAACCCAAATAGAAGTGTTAGCTTTAGAGCAAAAACTGAACCAGGGTTTCCTCTTGCGCTGACGCCTCGACAGCTGCCCTGTACCCACTATATAGAGGATCATCAGAAGCTTGATATACAAGAATTTTTGAAGGAATCCTTTCATACTCCATGCATTTCAGATATCCATCGACACAGCCTAGAGTGAACAGCCAAATTGTCAATGAAGGCATAAAAATCAGATGTATACTGGTGTAAAGCCCGCACTTTGCTGCGGGTATTACTAAATGTTTTAGTGTGTTTATTTTGAAATATTTATATGTAAAAATTGCATGTTTAAGCATTGAGTTGCAAAATCCAAATGTTGTTGAAGTGCATAAACCAACTGAAATGTCAAATTTTGGTAGATTGGTTTTCTGGCACAGTTAAGCAATCTTATAATTGTCACATCCTTTGGAAAGTTACAAACTGAGACATCTTAATTGTCTTTCCACAAAGAGAGATCATTTCACCAAGGGATGTGTCTTTTAACCAAAGGACATGACTGTCCCAACTGCCAAGATCTAACGGACTTGGTCGATCCTGGATATAATCCAGCTACTTTTCTTTTAGAGTGACGTGGCTTAATGTGAATGCTACATTAGGAGACAGTTTAGGGATAAAGAGGGATATACCCTACGGCATTGCAATATTACAACAACTAATATTTTCTAACTTTTTTTAGCAATGTATAGTTGACAAATACTGTGATTCTAAGCATCATTATATTAAGGGTTGGGGTGGGGTATTACCTTCTAAGGATTTTGCAACACCAGCAAAATTCTTTGCGATCAAATTGTGCAAATCCTCTCCAGACCAGATTGGGTGAATGCCTATATTGATTCCCAGACTGACAGCAGCACCAAGAGCAATCAATACAAATCTACTTACAGCCGTATCAGTGAACTTCCCTGTATTGTACCCAGAGACCATGACATAAACGAATGTCAACAAGAATACACGAAATCCATATTCATAAGGCTTCATCGTTGGGTGTAGCTTTGCCAAGTTTGTGATAAAACCTAGCAGTCAAAAACATAAAAGTAGAGGCGTACAAATTAGATACACCTGTATAAAATGCACCAGGAAATGATCGCAGCATGCCCCAATGCTTACCAACAGTAAAGATGCTTATAATAAGGATCACTTCTTCCAATGCACCCAAGTTTTTGGACAATTCGGCAACTGCTAGAGCAAGCCCTCCTGCAGTAAGAGTTCCTAAACCCCTATTGAAACCTTTGCTCAATGTTGCACCTGCATAATAGCGGACCAGGTTACTGAAGGGGAATTCCTACTATTTGCAGGTGTACAAACAAACAGAGCACCATATTGAGACCTA
This portion of the Triticum dicoccoides isolate Atlit2015 ecotype Zavitan chromosome 7A, WEW_v2.0, whole genome shotgun sequence genome encodes:
- the LOC119334465 gene encoding aspartyl protease APCB1-like codes for the protein MTLLPLLQTSLCYLPIPPSSPLLKKRSTQAGMAQAQSHTARAHSRKHPKPAAAAQPATASHNIPNPNQAHDTTQPASHHHSVASRAPSLPSRPRPSPPPPLKLATAGATSLQASPEMAATPLLSGEDTTTPLHGVVVIALPDHADGGGRDASPRSEAPAPAALGRAWRLLRLATAPLVVLAAFAVAAHCYGLYSFSFSGEEDWKWGEGRASSFLLPLHPKPKPAAAGVKAAAAERDSTTAVLPERQYYTSVNIGNPARPYFLDIDTGSALTWIQCDAPCTNCTKGPHPLYKPAKENIVPPKDSHCQELQGNQNYCDTCKQCDYEIAYADRSSSAGVLARDNMRLVTADGERENMDFVFGCAHDQQGKLLDSPASTDGILGLSNGAMSLPTQLAKQGIISNVFGHCIATDPSSSGYMFLGDDYVPRWGMTWVPVRNGPEDVYSTIVQKVNYGGQELNVREQAGKLTQVIFDSGSSYTYFPHEIYTSVIASLEAVSPGFVHDKSDQTLPFCMKPNFPVRSVDDVKQLFKPLLLHFSKAWLVIPRTFAISPENYLIISDKGNVCLGVLDGTEIGHSSTIVIGDVSLRGKLVAYDNDENQIGWAQSDCSRPQKASMVPFFLSKALRSQLL
- the LOC119334466 gene encoding aluminum-activated malate transporter 9-like, with amino-acid sequence MAAGAAGVPPAQLGSLWSTLEDQRGARGDVPLLSSAWSLPGSQAGGGDGGPKQGLLRRAGAAVAGAWGALCDGAAEMWAFARADRRKPVFAAKVGLALALISFLVFLREPRDIVSHSVWAILTVVVVFEFSIGATLSKGFNRGLGTLTAGGLALAVAELSKNLGALEEVILIISIFTVGFITNLAKLHPTMKPYEYGFRVFLLTFVYVMVSGYNTGKFTDTAVSRFVLIALGAAVSLGINIGIHPIWSGEDLHNLIAKNFAGVAKSLEGCVDGYLKCMEYERIPSKILVYQASDDPLYSGYRAAVEASAQEETLLGFAIWEPPHGPYKTRNYPWKGFTKVGGALRHCSFAVMALHGCILSEIQAPPESRRVFISEIHRVGREGAKVLRELGDNVKTMTKLRSSDILLEVHLAAEELQKKIDEKSYLLVNTERWDTSKRAEGIKDAINGNSAAAKENKNEVTEPTIADQTAAQHYKSFAAASFLSRYDSSATIDGYKTLLSWPARRSFHPNLPLEDEESKTYESASALSLATFASLLIEFVARLQNVVNAFEELSEKANFKDPVEEPVAVSIDNGGLLAKICKSVGLKS